The Corynebacterium occultum sequence GCAGGTCATCCAGCTCGCGGCGGAGATAATCGCGGGAGACGGTGTCACCGATGGCCAGGCGCACCCCCGCCAGCTCCCGGGCGAGGAACTCGGTGTCGGCCTTGGTTTCCTCGGCGCGGCGACGGTCCGCGGAGATGGTGACCTTGTCGCGGTCCTCCTGCCGGTTCTGGGCCAGCAGGATCAGGGGGGCGGCGTAGGCCGCCTGGGTGGAGAAGGCCAGGTTGAGCAGGATGAAGGGGTAGGGGTCCCAATTCCACCAGAAGCCACCGATGTTCAGGCAGATCCAGACGATCACCAGCAGGCTCTGCCACATCAGGTACTGACCGGTACCGAAGAAACGGGCGACCTTCTCGGCGGC is a genomic window containing:
- a CDS encoding DUF1003 domain-containing protein, whose product is MADYNRSDLDTPVAAKRKRLFSFDDDAVGAAAEKVARFFGTGQYLMWQSLLVIVWICLNIGGFWWNWDPYPFILLNLAFSTQAAYAAPLILLAQNRQEDRDKVTISADRRRAEETKADTEFLARELAGVRLAIGDTVSRDYLRRELDDLRSLMERIEAKLDDESADRIDSHAELREPTQGDVADDDFRK